Proteins found in one Micromonospora sp. WMMD1082 genomic segment:
- a CDS encoding GPP34 family phosphoprotein produces MSSTPGGDYAPHLYEHAAPHQPVRAVGSAAARTGTRLADEFFYLAHDDQTGRSRLFDSATAHGLAAALLVELYGEGRVTFEGRHLRVTHADPPKDWLQHLVLDRLVAESRHTATRTWLAFLGTTAYEQVATRMWQLGLLRPEQSGRWWRQRIVYVPTDMNTAAWSWARLSYQVRNYQRLNAFDLALAGLAVQTQLDPILLDGAPLAARALLRQQVEQAPPPLRDLLADLGAVVGGAVLSHRTT; encoded by the coding sequence GTGAGCAGCACCCCGGGCGGCGACTACGCCCCACACCTGTACGAACATGCCGCGCCGCACCAGCCGGTGCGGGCCGTGGGCAGCGCCGCCGCGCGCACCGGCACCCGCCTTGCCGACGAGTTCTTCTACCTGGCGCACGATGACCAGACCGGCCGGAGTCGGCTGTTCGATTCGGCGACGGCGCACGGGCTGGCCGCCGCGTTGCTGGTCGAGTTGTACGGCGAGGGCCGGGTCACGTTCGAGGGCCGGCACCTGCGGGTGACCCACGCCGACCCGCCGAAGGACTGGCTGCAACATCTGGTGCTGGATCGGCTGGTGGCCGAGTCTCGGCACACCGCGACGCGGACGTGGTTGGCGTTTCTCGGCACGACCGCCTATGAGCAGGTGGCGACGCGGATGTGGCAGCTCGGGCTGCTCCGGCCGGAGCAGTCGGGCCGGTGGTGGCGCCAACGCATCGTCTACGTCCCGACCGATATGAACACCGCCGCCTGGTCGTGGGCGCGGTTGTCCTACCAGGTACGCAACTACCAGCGGCTCAACGCCTTCGACCTGGCCCTTGCCGGTCTGGCAGTGCAGACCCAGCTGGATCCGATCCTGCTCGACGGTGCGCCCCTCGCGGCCCGCGCGCTCCTGCGTCAGCAGGTCGAGCAGGCACCACCGCCGCTACGCGATCTGCTCGCCGACCTCGGCGCGGTGGTCGGCGGTGCCGTCCTGAGCCACCGCACCACCTGA
- a CDS encoding helix-turn-helix transcriptional regulator: MSDTDGSALLRRRIGRKMAALRKETGMSQERAAALLQRSPATIHRIEAGDPRVKFRDIEIKAMCELYEASAEDRADLLALGGETRTKGASAWWHDYTNTRLPSWFGLFVRLESSAERIREYGPEAVPGLLQTREYATAVTGLPKGLIDAQDVKRQVDFRMERQRLLVNPRPPHLSVVLGEGAIRRAVGGPQVMAAQLQHLLDVSRSPGVTIRILPFGAGAHGGMTSAFFILEFPNVPGTSEPLEPPLVYVDSLTGALYLDKATEVAAYNLAWDDVTSRALDEASSRTLITATMEAFTRG, encoded by the coding sequence GTGTCTGACACGGACGGATCGGCCCTGTTGAGGCGGAGGATCGGCCGCAAGATGGCAGCCCTCCGCAAAGAGACCGGCATGAGCCAGGAGAGGGCCGCCGCGCTCCTCCAGCGCAGCCCCGCAACCATCCACCGCATCGAAGCCGGCGACCCCCGGGTCAAGTTCCGCGACATCGAGATCAAGGCCATGTGCGAGTTGTACGAGGCCAGCGCCGAAGACCGCGCCGATCTGCTCGCCCTCGGCGGCGAGACCCGCACCAAGGGCGCGAGCGCCTGGTGGCACGACTACACCAATACCCGTTTACCAAGCTGGTTCGGCCTGTTCGTCAGGCTGGAGAGCAGCGCCGAGCGGATTCGGGAGTACGGCCCTGAGGCGGTGCCGGGGCTCCTCCAGACCCGCGAATACGCTACGGCGGTGACGGGCCTGCCGAAGGGCCTCATCGACGCGCAGGACGTGAAGCGACAGGTCGACTTCCGAATGGAGCGTCAACGCCTGCTCGTCAATCCGCGACCACCACACCTCTCGGTCGTGTTGGGCGAAGGGGCGATCCGACGAGCCGTCGGCGGACCGCAGGTCATGGCGGCCCAGCTCCAACATCTGCTCGATGTCAGCCGGTCGCCCGGCGTGACGATCAGGATCCTCCCGTTCGGAGCCGGCGCGCATGGTGGCATGACGTCCGCGTTCTTCATCCTGGAGTTTCCAAACGTGCCCGGCACTTCGGAACCCCTTGAGCCACCGCTGGTCTACGTCGACAGCCTCACCGGTGCGCTCTACCTCGACAAGGCAACCGAGGTCGCCGCCTACAACCTGGCCTGGGACGACGTGACCTCACGAGCACTCGACGAGGCATCGTCGAGGACGTTAATCACCGCAACGATGGAGGCATTCACCCGTGGCTGA
- a CDS encoding DUF397 domain-containing protein — protein sequence MADTTTVNWRKSSRSGNQGACVEVADTLPGGRVGVRDSKDPTGPVLTFSPTSWTTFTTNLPTLNR from the coding sequence GTGGCTGACACGACGACGGTCAACTGGCGTAAGAGCAGCCGCAGCGGCAACCAGGGCGCCTGCGTCGAGGTCGCCGACACGCTGCCCGGCGGTCGCGTCGGCGTCCGCGACAGCAAGGACCCCACCGGCCCCGTGCTCACCTTCTCGCCCACGTCCTGGACCACCTTCACCACCAACCTGCCCACCCTCAACCGATAA
- a CDS encoding septum formation initiator has product MGRRTLLAVVGWLAAAVAATLISTGAMRLIGPSIGDAPGLVLSQADVARELETTPTPTPTMTPMMSPTSGPTPLGPAGVRRLFATPGGTVIAECVGRDNVYVVSLVPAQGFAVTDVDRGPDEEAEVEFAGFDQEVEIKIRCVNGELVASQDD; this is encoded by the coding sequence ATGGGTCGACGAACACTGCTCGCTGTTGTGGGGTGGCTGGCCGCTGCAGTCGCGGCCACGCTCATCAGCACGGGCGCGATGCGGCTGATCGGGCCGAGCATCGGCGACGCGCCGGGCCTAGTGCTCAGCCAGGCCGATGTGGCACGCGAGCTGGAGACGACACCGACACCGACACCGACGATGACCCCCATGATGAGCCCGACCAGCGGGCCAACACCACTGGGCCCAGCAGGAGTGCGGCGGTTGTTTGCTACCCCCGGCGGGACCGTCATCGCGGAATGCGTTGGTAGAGACAACGTCTACGTCGTGTCCCTGGTGCCAGCGCAGGGCTTCGCGGTGACTGACGTCGACCGCGGTCCGGACGAGGAGGCCGAGGTCGAGTTTGCCGGCTTCGACCAGGAGGTCGAGATCAAGATTCGGTGCGTCAATGGCGAACTCGTCGCCAGCCAGGATGACTGA
- a CDS encoding peptidoglycan-binding domain-containing protein, with amino-acid sequence MGQGSVSSAVRALQTTLSFCYGKNIAVDGDFGPATRQALIEVQRSSRIAADGVYGPQTRDALGHRMTGPGCGIIAQPPRLA; translated from the coding sequence ATGGGTCAGGGCTCGGTCAGCTCAGCGGTACGGGCGCTTCAGACCACCCTGAGCTTCTGCTACGGCAAGAACATTGCGGTCGACGGCGATTTCGGACCTGCTACCCGGCAGGCGTTGATTGAGGTTCAGCGTTCTAGCAGAATCGCAGCCGACGGCGTCTACGGCCCCCAGACCCGCGATGCGCTTGGACACAGAATGACAGGGCCGGGATGCGGCATCATCGCGCAGCCGCCGCGCTTGGCTTGA
- a CDS encoding site-specific integrase, translating into MTASPEPSDIIATGPASRQLTLSAATRDRLRRAMPESTRRAYTGDLRRFLTWCAGRRLLTTSPPAGEVDELAAGLHTLLTNGPDIHLVVTEYVNTLADAGRAPASIERALAAIAAAHRAAGAGALPTEGPRAVLRAYRRDRATSGTGVRVRKATPVTISALRAMVSVLDRSTPGGVRDTALLVLGFAMGARRSELAALDIADLAFTPDGLEVTVRTAKTDRDSIGRTAALPWGTHPHTCPVRTAQAWLSTLAEHGRISGPLLVRIDRHGRLGRVPTGRGSADGRLTGQAVALIVARTASAADLDPRAAWSGHSLRRGFATETYRAGADPLRIARAGGWKDGFTTLYGYIEDINRWQANPLTGVGL; encoded by the coding sequence ATGACCGCCTCGCCCGAGCCCTCCGACATCATCGCGACCGGCCCCGCAAGCCGGCAGCTGACCCTGTCGGCGGCCACCCGCGACCGACTGCGCCGCGCCATGCCCGAGAGCACCCGCCGCGCCTACACCGGCGACCTGCGCCGCTTCCTCACTTGGTGTGCCGGCCGGCGTCTTCTGACGACATCCCCGCCTGCTGGCGAAGTCGATGAACTCGCCGCCGGGCTACACACTTTGCTGACCAACGGCCCCGACATCCACCTGGTCGTCACCGAGTACGTCAACACCCTCGCCGATGCCGGCCGCGCCCCTGCCAGCATCGAGCGTGCCCTGGCCGCGATCGCCGCCGCACACCGCGCCGCCGGCGCTGGCGCCCTGCCCACCGAAGGACCCCGCGCGGTGCTGCGTGCTTACCGCCGTGATCGAGCCACCAGCGGCACCGGCGTGCGGGTGCGCAAGGCCACTCCGGTCACCATCAGCGCGCTACGCGCCATGGTTTCCGTCCTCGACCGCAGCACTCCCGGCGGAGTTCGGGACACGGCGCTGCTCGTGCTCGGCTTCGCCATGGGCGCCCGGCGCAGCGAGCTGGCCGCCTTGGACATCGCCGACCTGGCCTTCACTCCAGATGGTCTGGAGGTCACCGTCCGCACCGCCAAAACCGACCGTGACTCCATCGGCCGCACCGCGGCCCTTCCCTGGGGCACCCACCCACACACCTGTCCCGTGCGTACCGCGCAGGCATGGCTCTCCACGTTGGCCGAGCACGGGCGCATCAGCGGACCGCTGCTGGTTCGCATCGATCGGCACGGCCGGCTCGGCCGGGTACCCACTGGCCGGGGCAGCGCCGACGGACGGCTCACCGGTCAAGCCGTCGCTCTCATCGTCGCCCGCACTGCATCTGCCGCTGACCTCGACCCGCGCGCCGCGTGGTCTGGCCACAGCCTGCGCCGTGGCTTCGCCACCGAGACGTATCGGGCTGGCGCCGACCCGCTGCGCATCGCTCGCGCCGGCGGCTGGAAAGACGGTTTCACCACCTTGTATGGCTACATCGAAGACATCAACCGCTGGCAAGCCAACCCCCTGACCGGCGTCGGCCTCTGA
- a CDS encoding YciI family protein encodes MAKYLILIHGDERQWAAMSPQESQQLDEAHRAFSAAAGPAILDSQQLEPANIATTLRTDAGGRLTVTDGPFLETKEAVGGYYLIEAADLDEVIGLASRLYEVSAGHSGVEIRPVVDHG; translated from the coding sequence ATGGCGAAGTACCTGATCCTCATCCACGGCGACGAGCGGCAGTGGGCCGCGATGTCCCCGCAGGAGTCGCAGCAGCTCGACGAGGCCCACCGCGCCTTCTCCGCCGCGGCCGGGCCGGCCATCCTCGACAGCCAGCAGCTGGAGCCGGCGAACATCGCGACCACCCTGCGTACGGACGCCGGCGGTCGGCTGACCGTCACCGATGGGCCGTTCCTGGAGACCAAGGAGGCGGTGGGCGGCTACTACCTGATCGAGGCCGCTGACCTCGATGAGGTGATCGGTCTGGCCTCGCGGCTGTACGAGGTCTCCGCCGGCCACAGCGGGGTGGAGATCCGTCCGGTGGTCGATCACGGATGA
- a CDS encoding sigma-70 family RNA polymerase sigma factor, which translates to MSAEVVAAVAQAHRRDWARVLAATVRLTRDLDLAEECTQDAYAQALRTWTQSGIPDRPGAWLTTTARNRARDVLRRESVLRRALPLLVSDRSVPGPEDGLDDDRLRLVFTCCHPALSRDAQVALTLRLVCGLSTAEVARAFLVSEPTMAARITRAKKKIATARIPYRVPSPDHLAERVSAVLEVVHLIFTTGHTAPIGTHLVRRHLVDSAIGLTRMLHLLMPHDAEISALLALLLLIHARADSRLSATGRLQLLSEQDRTRWDTRLISEGVALLTDALRRQPPTRYAVEAAIAAVHAQAPTWQDTDWVEIVGLYDVLLRLWPSPVVQLNRAVAVGLRDGPQAGLDALTPLLAEPALATYGYLSAARADFLRQLRQWAAAADAYHEALALTDNAVERAFLSERLADVQRAR; encoded by the coding sequence ATGAGCGCCGAGGTCGTCGCGGCGGTCGCGCAGGCGCACCGCCGCGACTGGGCCCGGGTGTTGGCCGCGACGGTACGCCTGACCCGAGACCTCGATCTCGCGGAGGAGTGCACCCAGGACGCCTACGCCCAGGCGCTGCGGACCTGGACGCAGAGCGGCATCCCCGATCGCCCCGGTGCGTGGCTCACGACCACTGCCCGCAACCGGGCGCGGGATGTGCTGCGCCGGGAGTCGGTGCTGCGCCGCGCCCTACCGCTGCTGGTATCCGACCGGTCGGTGCCCGGACCGGAGGACGGACTCGATGACGACCGCCTGCGGCTCGTCTTCACCTGCTGTCACCCGGCCCTGTCCCGCGACGCCCAGGTCGCGCTGACGCTGCGGCTGGTGTGCGGCCTGTCCACGGCCGAGGTGGCCCGCGCGTTCCTGGTGTCGGAGCCGACCATGGCCGCGCGGATCACCCGGGCCAAGAAGAAGATCGCCACCGCCCGTATCCCGTACCGCGTGCCGTCGCCCGACCACCTCGCCGAACGCGTCAGCGCCGTTCTTGAGGTCGTACATCTGATCTTCACCACCGGCCACACGGCGCCGATCGGCACGCATCTTGTCCGCCGGCACCTGGTGGACAGTGCCATCGGCCTGACCCGCATGCTGCACCTGCTCATGCCGCACGACGCCGAGATCAGCGCCCTGCTCGCGCTGCTGCTGCTCATCCACGCGCGCGCCGACAGCCGCCTGTCCGCCACCGGGCGGCTACAACTGCTCTCCGAGCAGGATCGCACGCGCTGGGACACCCGGCTGATCAGCGAGGGTGTTGCCCTGCTGACCGATGCGCTGCGCCGCCAGCCGCCCACCCGGTACGCCGTGGAGGCCGCGATCGCCGCCGTGCACGCCCAGGCACCGACCTGGCAGGACACCGACTGGGTGGAGATCGTCGGGCTGTACGACGTCCTGCTCCGGCTCTGGCCCTCGCCGGTGGTCCAGCTCAACCGTGCGGTGGCGGTGGGTCTGCGCGACGGCCCGCAGGCCGGCCTCGACGCGCTGACGCCGCTGCTCGCCGAGCCGGCGCTGGCCACCTACGGCTACCTCAGCGCCGCCCGCGCCGACTTCCTGCGCCAACTGCGCCAGTGGGCAGCGGCGGCCGACGCGTACCACGAGGCGCTGGCGCTCACCGACAACGCCGTCGAACGCGCCTTCCTCAGCGAACGGCTCGCCGACGTCCAGCGTGCCCGGTAG
- a CDS encoding SDR family oxidoreductase codes for MSENQHTQQDPTEQYGQQSGQPNQQQTPPGRTDEMSPEPDHGEETYRGTGKLDGKKAVITGGDSGIGRAVAIAYAREGADVLISYLGEEEDADARETVRLIEAAGRKGVAIRGDIADERNCEALIERAVADLGGIDILVNNAAYQMAQEKGIAGISTEQFDRVFKTNLYAMFWLCKAALPHLGEGSTIINTSSIQAFDPSPQLLDYATTKAGIANFTKALAADLVDRGIRVNAVAPGPIWTPLIPATMPQEKVKQFGRDTPVGRPGQPAELAPAYVFFASQESSFITGEVLGVTGGRFTK; via the coding sequence GTGAGCGAGAACCAGCACACCCAGCAGGACCCGACCGAGCAGTACGGCCAGCAGTCGGGTCAGCCCAATCAGCAGCAGACCCCGCCGGGTCGTACCGACGAGATGTCGCCGGAGCCGGACCACGGCGAGGAGACGTACCGGGGCACCGGCAAGCTCGACGGGAAGAAGGCGGTCATCACCGGCGGCGACTCCGGCATCGGCCGGGCGGTGGCCATCGCGTACGCCCGGGAGGGCGCCGACGTGCTGATCTCCTACCTCGGCGAGGAGGAGGACGCGGACGCCCGGGAGACGGTCCGGCTGATCGAGGCCGCCGGCCGCAAGGGCGTCGCGATCCGCGGCGACATCGCCGACGAGCGCAACTGCGAGGCGTTGATCGAGCGGGCGGTGGCCGACCTCGGCGGCATCGACATCCTGGTCAACAACGCGGCGTACCAGATGGCGCAGGAGAAGGGCATCGCCGGGATCAGCACCGAGCAGTTCGACCGGGTGTTCAAGACCAACCTGTACGCGATGTTCTGGCTGTGCAAGGCCGCCCTGCCGCACCTCGGCGAGGGGTCCACGATCATCAACACCTCCTCGATCCAGGCGTTCGACCCGTCGCCGCAGCTGCTCGACTACGCCACCACCAAGGCGGGGATCGCCAACTTCACCAAGGCGCTCGCCGCCGACCTGGTCGACCGGGGCATCCGGGTCAACGCGGTCGCGCCGGGCCCGATCTGGACGCCGCTGATCCCGGCGACCATGCCGCAGGAGAAGGTCAAGCAGTTCGGCCGGGACACCCCGGTCGGCCGGCCGGGGCAGCCCGCCGAGCTGGCCCCGGCGTACGTCTTCTTCGCCTCGCAGGAGTCGAGCTTCATCACCGGCGAGGTGCTCGGCGTGACCGGCGGCCGCTTCACCAAGTAG
- a CDS encoding nucleotidyl transferase AbiEii/AbiGii toxin family protein, with amino-acid sequence MSDAPPEAHPHEFYREVARVALTVAGPHRFVLGGGVAWAAHGLVTRPTEDVDLFADVEGAAAAAAADVRAALEAAGFEVADADPDSDLGDLFDGLDRDLRDFVVARDGRRIRLSLARLDRYRSPVVMDLGPVMDVRDLIANKTAALVNRREVRDYIDVASALEQRDVAELLDLARQLDPALDDADVRAAGRYLDRIPDRRFTRYGLGPADITRVRRQLSAWPR; translated from the coding sequence GTGAGCGACGCACCGCCCGAGGCACATCCGCACGAGTTCTACCGCGAGGTGGCCCGGGTGGCGTTGACCGTCGCCGGGCCACACCGCTTCGTGCTCGGCGGCGGGGTGGCCTGGGCCGCACACGGGCTGGTCACCCGCCCCACCGAGGACGTCGACCTCTTCGCCGACGTCGAGGGCGCCGCCGCCGCGGCGGCGGCCGACGTCCGGGCCGCGCTGGAGGCCGCCGGGTTCGAGGTGGCGGACGCGGATCCGGACAGCGACCTCGGTGACCTGTTCGACGGTCTGGACCGGGATCTGCGGGACTTCGTCGTCGCCCGGGACGGTCGGCGCATCCGGCTCAGCCTGGCCCGCCTCGACCGGTACCGCAGCCCGGTGGTGATGGACCTCGGGCCGGTGATGGACGTCCGCGACCTGATCGCCAACAAGACCGCCGCGCTGGTCAACCGGCGCGAGGTCCGCGACTACATCGACGTGGCCTCCGCGTTGGAGCAACGGGACGTGGCCGAGCTGCTGGACCTTGCCCGGCAGCTCGACCCCGCCCTCGACGACGCCGACGTGCGGGCCGCCGGGCGCTACCTGGACCGCATCCCGGACCGCCGGTTCACCCGCTACGGCCTGGGCCCCGCCGACATCACCCGGGTACGCCGGCAGTTGTCCGCCTGGCCGCGCTGA
- the fdh gene encoding formate dehydrogenase, producing MGLREVLLGWPVYRQLTGTDPLGRGAAAQSARSAALTARTEDADRVARSVCPYCAVGCGQRVFVTDGQITQIEGDPDSPISRGRLCPKGSASKSLVTSALRQTTVRYRRPYGTQWEDLDLDTALDMIADRVLAARAETWEDVDAEGRPLNRTLGISSLGGATLDNEENYLIKKLFTAMGALQIENQARIUHSATVPGLGASFGRGGATIFQQDVANADVVVIQGSNMAEAHPVGFQWVMEAKKRGARVFHVDPRFTRTSALADSYLPIRAGTDIALLGGVVNHILANELDFREYVLAYTNAATIVSDDFVDAEDADGLFSGYDPVTGAYLRDSWQYAGHEEDSGGHTAAARETAAGMRHESHGAPVAGRTHRDETLQHPRCVYQILKRHFARYTPEMVERVCGVPREKFLELARAWTENSGRERTGCLIYSVGWTQHTVGVQYIRTGAIIQLLLGNVGRPGGGVLALRGHASIQGSTDIPTLFNLLPGYLAMPHHAQHPTFDAWVDGIRHPAQKGFWGGARAYAASLLKAYWGDAATPDNDFCYGYLPRLTGDHGTYQQVFDMIDGKIKGYFLLGQNPAVGSAHGRAQRLGMANLDWLVVRDLFMIESATFWQHGPEVATGEITPQECRTEVFFLPAASHVEKEGTFTQTQRLLQWREKAVEAPGDARSELWFFYHLGRRLREKLAGSPLPRDRALLDLTWDYPTHGPHAEPAAEAVLREINGYDTTTGRPLSAFTQARDDGTTAIGCWIYTGVYADGVNQAARRRPGQEQDWVAAEWGWAWPANRRTLYNRASADPQGRPWSERKRYVWWDAEAGRWTGRDVPDFELTKAPSYRPPEGATGPAALAGDDPFIMQADGKGWLFAPNGVLDGPLPTHYEPAESPIRNPIYGQQANPTRKMYANPVNSTNPSPPEQHSQVFPYVFTVSRLTEHHTAGGMSRTVAPLAELQPEMFVEVSPELATLVGVIHLGWAHLVSARAVIEARVLVTDRIVPLRVDGRVVHQLWLPYHFGYEGLVTGDSANDLFGVTLDPNVLIQEGKIGTCDVRPGRRPTGPALRDLVDDYRTRAGIVPGTTPPAVTPGVPVEPDDAEGSR from the coding sequence ATGGGTCTGCGCGAGGTGCTCCTGGGCTGGCCGGTCTACCGGCAGCTCACCGGCACCGACCCGCTGGGCCGGGGCGCCGCGGCGCAGTCCGCCCGCTCGGCCGCGCTCACCGCCCGCACCGAGGACGCCGACCGGGTGGCCCGCTCCGTCTGCCCGTACTGTGCGGTCGGCTGCGGGCAGCGGGTGTTCGTCACCGACGGCCAGATCACCCAGATCGAGGGCGACCCGGACAGCCCGATCTCCCGGGGCCGGCTCTGCCCCAAGGGGTCGGCCAGCAAGAGCCTGGTCACCAGCGCGCTGCGCCAGACGACGGTGCGCTACCGCCGGCCGTACGGCACGCAGTGGGAGGACCTCGACCTCGACACCGCGCTCGACATGATCGCCGATCGGGTGCTCGCCGCCCGGGCCGAGACGTGGGAGGACGTCGACGCCGAGGGTCGCCCGCTGAACCGCACCCTGGGCATCTCCAGCCTGGGCGGGGCCACGCTGGACAACGAGGAGAACTACCTCATCAAGAAGTTGTTCACCGCGATGGGGGCGCTCCAGATCGAGAACCAGGCCCGGATTTGACACTCCGCCACCGTCCCCGGTCTGGGGGCCAGCTTCGGTCGCGGTGGCGCGACGATCTTCCAGCAGGACGTGGCCAACGCTGACGTCGTCGTCATCCAGGGCTCGAACATGGCCGAGGCCCATCCGGTGGGCTTCCAGTGGGTGATGGAGGCGAAGAAGCGCGGGGCGAGGGTGTTCCACGTCGACCCCCGGTTCACCCGGACCAGCGCGCTGGCCGACAGCTACCTGCCGATCCGGGCGGGCACCGACATCGCGCTGCTCGGCGGGGTGGTCAACCACATCCTCGCCAACGAGCTGGATTTCCGGGAGTACGTGCTGGCGTACACCAACGCGGCGACGATCGTCAGCGACGACTTCGTCGACGCCGAGGACGCCGACGGTCTCTTCTCCGGCTACGACCCGGTGACCGGCGCCTACCTGCGGGACAGCTGGCAGTACGCCGGCCACGAGGAGGACTCCGGCGGCCACACGGCCGCGGCCCGGGAGACCGCCGCCGGGATGCGGCACGAGTCGCACGGCGCACCGGTGGCCGGCCGTACCCACCGGGACGAGACGCTGCAACACCCGCGCTGCGTGTACCAGATCCTCAAGCGACACTTCGCCCGCTACACGCCGGAGATGGTGGAGCGGGTCTGCGGCGTACCCCGGGAGAAGTTCCTGGAGCTGGCCCGCGCCTGGACGGAGAACTCGGGCCGGGAGCGGACCGGTTGCCTGATCTACTCGGTGGGCTGGACCCAGCACACCGTCGGCGTGCAGTACATCCGCACCGGCGCGATCATCCAGCTGCTGCTGGGCAACGTCGGCCGTCCCGGCGGCGGTGTGCTGGCGCTGCGCGGGCACGCCAGCATCCAGGGCTCCACCGACATCCCCACCCTGTTCAACCTGCTCCCGGGCTACCTGGCCATGCCGCACCACGCCCAGCACCCCACCTTCGACGCCTGGGTGGACGGCATCCGCCACCCGGCCCAGAAGGGCTTCTGGGGCGGCGCCCGCGCCTACGCGGCGAGCCTGCTCAAGGCGTACTGGGGGGACGCGGCCACGCCGGACAACGACTTCTGCTACGGCTACCTGCCCCGGCTGACCGGCGACCACGGCACCTACCAGCAGGTCTTCGACATGATCGACGGCAAGATCAAGGGGTACTTCCTGCTCGGTCAGAACCCGGCGGTCGGCTCCGCGCACGGCCGGGCCCAGCGGCTGGGCATGGCCAACCTGGACTGGCTGGTCGTGCGCGACCTCTTCATGATCGAGAGCGCGACGTTCTGGCAGCACGGCCCGGAGGTCGCCACCGGCGAGATCACCCCGCAGGAGTGCCGTACCGAGGTGTTCTTCCTGCCCGCCGCCTCCCACGTGGAGAAGGAGGGCACATTCACCCAGACGCAACGGCTGTTGCAGTGGCGGGAGAAGGCCGTCGAGGCGCCCGGCGACGCCCGCTCCGAGCTGTGGTTCTTCTACCACCTCGGGCGCCGGCTGCGGGAGAAGCTGGCCGGCTCGCCGCTGCCACGCGACCGGGCGCTGCTGGACCTGACCTGGGACTACCCCACGCACGGTCCGCACGCCGAGCCGGCCGCCGAGGCGGTGCTGCGCGAGATCAACGGGTACGACACCACCACCGGCCGCCCGCTGTCCGCGTTCACCCAGGCCCGCGACGACGGTACGACGGCCATCGGCTGCTGGATCTACACCGGGGTGTACGCCGACGGGGTCAACCAGGCGGCGCGCCGCCGGCCCGGGCAGGAGCAGGACTGGGTGGCCGCCGAGTGGGGCTGGGCCTGGCCGGCGAACCGCCGCACCCTCTACAACCGGGCCTCCGCCGACCCGCAGGGCCGGCCCTGGAGCGAACGCAAGCGCTACGTGTGGTGGGACGCGGAGGCGGGCCGGTGGACCGGCCGCGACGTGCCCGACTTCGAGCTGACCAAGGCACCGTCGTACCGGCCACCGGAGGGCGCCACGGGTCCGGCCGCGCTGGCCGGCGACGACCCGTTCATCATGCAGGCCGACGGGAAGGGCTGGCTGTTCGCGCCCAACGGTGTGCTGGACGGTCCGCTGCCCACCCACTACGAGCCGGCCGAGTCGCCGATCCGCAACCCGATCTACGGCCAGCAGGCCAACCCGACCCGCAAGATGTACGCCAACCCGGTCAACTCCACCAATCCGAGCCCGCCCGAGCAGCACAGTCAGGTCTTCCCGTACGTGTTCACGGTCAGCCGACTCACCGAGCACCACACCGCCGGCGGGATGAGCCGTACGGTGGCGCCACTGGCGGAGCTGCAACCGGAGATGTTCGTCGAGGTCTCCCCGGAGTTGGCCACGCTGGTTGGGGTGATCCACCTCGGCTGGGCGCACCTGGTCAGCGCCCGCGCGGTGATCGAGGCGCGGGTGCTGGTCACCGACCGGATCGTCCCGCTGCGGGTGGACGGCCGGGTGGTGCACCAGTTGTGGTTGCCGTACCACTTCGGGTACGAGGGGTTGGTCACCGGCGACTCGGCCAACGACCTGTTCGGCGTCACCCTCGACCCGAACGTCCTGATCCAGGAGGGCAAGATCGGCACCTGCGACGTCCGTCCCGGCCGCCGGCCCACCGGCCCGGCCCTGCGGGACCTGGTGGACGACTACCGCACCCGGGCCGGCATCGTGCCCGGCACCACCCCGCCGGCGG